The sequence TTGTAATATAAATAATAAAATTCTTGAAGGTGATTTGGTGGAGCACAAATTGAGATATAATTCTTATTCTCAATATCTGAAGGAAAGATTCGGAGAAAAGGTATATAAACTTCCTATCAATCTTCCCCTTACGTGTCCGAACAGAGACGGAGTGCTGTCCTATGGAGGATGTATCTTTTGTGGGGAAGAGGGAGGTTCTTTTGAAAACCTTCCTAATTATTTAACAATAAGAGAACAGATATTGAAGAATAAAGATTATATAAGGAAAAATTATAAAGCGAATAAATTTATAAGCTATTTTCAAAAATTTACAAATACTTATGTTCCCATGAATTATTTTAGAGAGATGATAGCAAATTCAATAGATGATGATATAGTAGGGATATCCTTATCTACCAGACCCGATTGTATAGGGGAAGAATACTTAGAGTATCTGTCAGATTTAAGCAAGAAAAAGGATTTAGAAATTACTTTGGAAATAGGACTTCAGACAGTCAACTATCATACCCTTAAGATAATAAACAGAGGGCATACTCTGGCTGAATTTATTGACAGCATATTAATGTGTAAAAAATACAGTATTAGGACCTGTGTACATCTCATATTGAACTTACCTTGGGATACTATGGATGATGTAGTGGAAGCTGCTAAAATACTTTCTGCTTTGGATGTAAATGAAGTAAAACTTCATGCGCTTTATATCTTAAATGGGACTGTTCTCGGAGACATGTATAAGTCCGGGAAAATTCAATTGATTTCAAAGGATGAATATATTGAACGTGTAATTACGTTTTTGGAATGGTTAAAGGATGACATCGTAATACAGAGAATTATAGGAAGAGCACCGGAAGAAGGTTCTTTGTTTGTTAATTGGAATGAAAGCTGGTGGAAGATAAGAGATGAGATAACAAAAGAAATGGAAAAAAGAAATACCTATCAGGGGAAGAAATGCCATTATCTTGCAGGAAAGGCATTAAAAAATTTTAAAAATATAAAATAAAATAAAGGGAAAAGAGAGTCTGATGTAGAATAAAATAATAATATGTAATTATCAATGTGGAGGTGGTTAAAATGGTTAAGTTTATTTGCGGAGAAAAGGGCAGCGGAAAGACAAAAAAACTGATAGAGATGTCAAATGCAGACATAAAAGCCGGAAACGGAAACATTGTTTTTGTAGCAATAGACCATAATCACATATTTAGCCTTGACTATCTTGTGAGGCTTATAAATGCCATGGAATTCAATATTGAAGATATTGAATCATTCTATGGCTTTTTATGTGGAATTTTAAGTATGGATTACGATTTGGATAAAGTTTATGTAGATGGTATATATAAGCTGATTAAAATTGAGAAAAAGGATATAGATTATTTAATAGAGAAATTAAATTTGTTGAGTGAGAAATTTGGAGTTGATTTTTATATTGGCTTGGGAGTAGGTTCAGATTATAAACTTAAACAAATTCCTTATAAGTCATCTGAATATATTATAGAAGTAGCGGGAGACTAAAAGCAGGAAATATTTCCTGCCTTTTAGTCTATCCTTTTGTATTGGGATAAAATGTTGCACAATCAGTTTCTTGAGAAGATGATGCATTCCTGTGTTGTATTTCAATTTTTTCTGCAGTACAATAGTCCCCAGTCATATGATATGAACAAGTGTTTACTACACATTTAACTCCTTCAATAGGTGAATTGTTCTTATTTGCTTTCATACAATACCTCTTTTCTTATATTTTTAGTAGCTATAATTATTTTGTACTTTTTTAAATAAAGTATTCTAAAAAATAGTGGAAAAGTTTTTATTACAAAAGAATATTTGAACTTATATATAAAAGTGATATACTTAAATAAAGGGAAAAATTTAATTTTATTTTTTAACATAACATATGGATTTATTTTAAATAATATAATATAAATAATTAAGACATTAGATAGGGTGTTTTAAATTGTCGACGTACCATAAAAAAGAAAGCATTTTTGATACATTTTTTAGCAACAGGAATTCTCTTATCATTCAGTATAAAAATGGAGATATAAGTAAAAGAGAATTTTTAGAGGGAAATTTTGAGTTTGTCCAGAACATGAATGTCAAACCTTTTTCTAAAATAGACAGTTATGAAAAGGGGATGTATAATTACCAATATTATAATGTATTAGCAAAATATTATACTATGCTTGCTAAGGAAATTAAAAAAAGCGGAAAAAATGAAAAGTATTATGTCTATTATATAAACAAGGGAGATTATTATTATCATGAAAAGGATAGAGCTACATTTCAGCTTCTTAAATATTTAAATTATGAAAAAGTGGTAGCTTATTTTATAAAAGTGGAATCAAAATATCTCAAAAATAAACTTTATGAAATAGTTCTTATAGATCATAAGGATGCCATATTCCATTCGAAGAGCAGGTGGTTGATGGAGGCTCTTAAGAAAGAGGGAGTTTTTTTGGATGAGGAGAAAGTTTCATTAATTGACGGCTATATAAATGAAAAATATTAACGGGGAGAATTTTCCCCGCTTTTTTATTTTAATTATTTGCTCATCATACTTAATATCTCTTCAATTGTACTGTTTGATTTGATTTCATATTCTCCGGATTTAAGTTTTGTATCCAAATTCATTTCCTTCGCTTTGGCGAGAAATTCGTCTTTATCTTTTATAAGTCCCTTTTCAAGCAAAATATTCGCAATATCGGGGCAAGGAGATCCTTGAGGAATTACTACCTTGACATTTACAATATTTGCTTCTTTGCTGTTATCTGATTTGTTATCTTTATCTGAAGGTTGGGATTTATCGGAAGAAATAGTTTCATTAGTTGCGGGACTTTTATCTGCCGTATTTTTTTTGAACATAATATTTAATCTCCAAGTTATAACTCCGGCTACTACAACTATTGTTAA is a genomic window of Acidilutibacter cellobiosedens containing:
- a CDS encoding TIGR01212 family radical SAM protein (This family includes YhcC from E. coli K-12, an uncharacterized radical SAM protein.) — encoded protein: MRYNSYSQYLKERFGEKVYKLPINLPLTCPNRDGVLSYGGCIFCGEEGGSFENLPNYLTIREQILKNKDYIRKNYKANKFISYFQKFTNTYVPMNYFREMIANSIDDDIVGISLSTRPDCIGEEYLEYLSDLSKKKDLEITLEIGLQTVNYHTLKIINRGHTLAEFIDSILMCKKYSIRTCVHLILNLPWDTMDDVVEAAKILSALDVNEVKLHALYILNGTVLGDMYKSGKIQLISKDEYIERVITFLEWLKDDIVIQRIIGRAPEEGSLFVNWNESWWKIRDEITKEMEKRNTYQGKKCHYLAGKALKNFKNIK
- a CDS encoding DUF1540 domain-containing protein; its protein translation is MKANKNNSPIEGVKCVVNTCSYHMTGDYCTAEKIEIQHRNASSSQETDCATFYPNTKG
- a CDS encoding DUF6648 family protein, giving the protein MSTYHKKESIFDTFFSNRNSLIIQYKNGDISKREFLEGNFEFVQNMNVKPFSKIDSYEKGMYNYQYYNVLAKYYTMLAKEIKKSGKNEKYYVYYINKGDYYYHEKDRATFQLLKYLNYEKVVAYFIKVESKYLKNKLYEIVLIDHKDAIFHSKSRWLMEALKKEGVFLDEEKVSLIDGYINEKY
- a CDS encoding endolytic transglycosylase MltG produces the protein MKKFGERMKDFMYDAVDYILIILTIVVVAGVITWRLNIMFKKNTADKSPATNETISSDKSQPSDKDNKSDNSKEANIVNVKVVIPQGSPCPDIANILLEKGLIKDKDEFLAKAKEMNLDTKLKSGEYEIKSNSTIEEILSMMSK